From the Brachyhypopomus gauderio isolate BG-103 chromosome 5, BGAUD_0.2, whole genome shotgun sequence genome, one window contains:
- the lrrc10 gene encoding leucine-rich repeat-containing protein 10: protein MGNVVRGAVAFIPSDRCQRFLVGDLKEMPLDRTLDLSSRQLRRFPLGACAFSELIKLYLSENRLTSLPPELHRLQKLQLLALDFNCFEELPSVICRLRQLNILYLGNNRLYKLPKELAELTELKSLWLETNCFTNFPCVVCRLPNLKTLHLGYNQFRSVPADLAKLNDLRSVWLAGNLLNEFPLVLLEMHSLEVIDVDRNNILRFPALSHLRGLKLVIYDHNPCINAPVVGEGVRRVGRWADCSDDEDNEAEGKITEVSIEVREQLPDNE, encoded by the coding sequence ATGGGAAATGTTGTTCGGGGAGCTGTGGCCTTCATTCCGTCAGATCGATGCCAGAGATTCTTGGTGGGGGATTTGAAAGAGATGCCCCTTGATCGTACCTTGGACCTAAGTTCTCGTCAGCTGCGTCGTTTTCCACTTGGAGCATGTGCCTTTAGTGAACTTATTAAACTCTACCTGAGTGAGAACCGCTTGACCAGTCTGCCACCTGAACTTCATAGGCTGCAAAAGCTTCAACTTCTGGCACTGGACTTCAACTGCTTTGAAGAGCTGCCTTCAGTTATTTGTCGCTTGCGGCAACTTAACATCCTTTACCTCGGAAATAATCGACTTTACAAACTGCCAAAGGAGCTGGCTGAGCTCACTGAACTCAAGTCATTATGGCTGGAGACCAATTGCTTTACAAATTTCCCATGTGTAGTATGTAGACTTCCTAACCTCAAGACCCTTCATCTGGGCTACAATCAGTTTCGTAGTGTGCCTGCTGATCTGGCAAAGTTAAATGATCTGAGAAGTGTTTGGCTAGCAGGAAACTTGCTGAATGAATTTCCATTAGTGCTTCTAGAAATGCATTCTTTAGAAGTTATTGATGTAGATAGGAACAACATTCTGCGTTTTCCAGCACTGAGTCACTTGAGGGGACTTAAACTGGTCATCTATGATCATAATCCTTGTATTAATGCGCCTGTGGTGGGAGAGGGTGTGAGACGAGTGGGGCGCTGGGCAGACTGCTCTGACGATGAAGATAATGAAGCTGAAGGTAAGATAACTGAGGTATCAATAGAGGTGAGGGAGCAACTCCCAGACAATGAATAA